DNA from Verrucomicrobiia bacterium:
CACATAGCCAATCGTGCCCGGCAACTGTTTGACCTGGCCGGCTACGCCCTCGTTGCCTTTGGCCCCGAGCCCGGTGGGCCATTTGACCGAGGTATTGCGTCCGACATGGGTTTCCCAATCTTTGCTCACGCTGCTCAAGTAATCGGTAAAGATGTAAGTCGTGCCGCTGCCATCCGAACGATGGACGACGATAAGGTCCATATCGGGTAAATTGACCGCCGGATTGAGGCTCTTAATTCGAGGGTCCTTCCAGGTGGTTATTTTGCCTTGAAAAATGTCTGCAATGAGCGGTCCATCCAATTTGAGGGTTGGCTGGCCCGGCAGGTTGTAGGTGACGACCACGGCGCCGGCGACCGTGGGGATATGAAGAATCTTTCCAGGGGCTTTGGCAAGGTTCTCATCGCTCATCGGGCCATCCGAGGCGCCAAAATCAACGGTTTGTTCGAGGATTTGCTTCTGGCCCCCCCCTGAGCCGATGGATTGATAATTAAACCGGACCGATGGATCGACTTTGACGTACTCGTCGAACCATTTCGAATAGAGCGGATTGGGAAAGGTTGCCCCCGCCCCGTTGATGAGCATCTGCGCCCGCGCGCCTGGTTGCCCGCACACCAGCCCGGCTGCCAAAACCATCAGACTGAGTTTTTTCATCTATTTTGACCCTTTAGCTTCGAATTGCATGTACCGTACAGCCATTTGGCCGGATTGTGCTACGGTTTCGCGTCAAGAACGTTACAGTTCTGTTACAACCCGTGCGGCGGAGGTTGCCGCGAAGGAACGCAAAGAAAGAAGAAAGTCGGGGGGGAGACAAACCACAGGCACGGAGGTACGGAGAAAGAACGAAGGGGGTTCTTGCAGTCGCTCTCTCTTACTTTGTGTTGAAAAATGAACAGCACGGAAAGGAGGGACAGCAGGGAAACTGAAGTATTGGAAAATAGCGTTAGTTACCGTTATTT
Protein-coding regions in this window:
- the pstS gene encoding phosphate ABC transporter substrate-binding protein PstS, whose product is MKKLSLMVLAAGLVCGQPGARAQMLINGAGATFPNPLYSKWFDEYVKVDPSVRFNYQSIGSGGGQKQILEQTVDFGASDGPMSDENLAKAPGKILHIPTVAGAVVVTYNLPGQPTLKLDGPLIADIFQGKITTWKDPRIKSLNPAVNLPDMDLIVVHRSDGSGTTYIFTDYLSSVSKDWETHVGRNTSVKWPTGLGAKGNEGVAGQVKQLPGTIGYVELAYAHQNKLPFALLKNASGNFIAPSLESVTEALATAKIPDDFRFSMVNPPGAKAYPIAGATWLLVYQQQKDPIRGKKLVEFLQWAMRKGEAMAAALDYAPLPEGLKARVLQRIATIKY